Proteins from one Naumovozyma castellii chromosome 3, complete genome genomic window:
- the TAF14 gene encoding TATA-binding protein-associated factor TAF14 (ancestral locus Anc_8.633) produces MVATVKRTVRIKTKQHILPDVPPVENFPVRQWSIEIVLLDEENKEIPATIFDKVIYHLHPTFVNPNRTVQEPPFRIEEQGWGGFPLDISVFFLDKAGEKKLPHDLNFLKEEYQVDHVIQVPINKPALLTELSKSGSVEDTSAATKRKGSTSNGIIESKNKKAKSGSASTVKGNVDLEKLALGLTKLSEDDLVGVVQMVIDNRTSEMNVTNNVDDGEFIMDLYSLPDGLLKSLWEYVNKNTE; encoded by the exons ATGGTAGCA ACGGTCAAGAGAACGGTTAGAATTAAGACTAAACAACATATCCTTCCTGATGTACCCCCTGTAGAGAATTTTCCCGTAAGACAATGGAGTATTGAGATCgtattattagatgaagaaaacaagGAAATTCCAGCGACAATTTTCGACAAAGTCATATATCATTTACATCCCACATTCGTGAACCCTAATAGGACGGTACAGGAACCACCATTTAGAATTGAGGAACAAGGTTGGGGTGGATTCCCCTTAGATATCAGTGTTTTTTTTCTGGATAAGGCTGGGGAGAAGAAATTGCCTcatgatttgaatttcttgaaagaagaatatcaaGTGGATCATGTTATTCAAGTGCCTATAAATAAACCTGCTTTATTGACAGAGCTTTCAAAGAGTGGGTCGGTAGAAGATACGAGTGCGGCAACCAAGCGTAAAGGGTCTACATCAAATGGTATTATAGAATCTAAGAATAAGAAGGCGAAAAGCGGGAGTGCATCCACTGTTAAAGGGAATGTTGATTTAGAGAAATTAGCCCTGGGGTTGACCAAATTGAGTGAAGATGATTTAGTCGGTGTAGTGCAAATGGTCATTGATAATAGAACATCGGAAATGAATGTTACTAATAATGTCGATGATGGTGAGTTCATAATGGATCTTTATAGTTTACCTGATGGGCTGTTGAAAAGTTTATGGGAATACGTAAACAAGAATACAGAATAG
- the NCAS0C01440 gene encoding nicotinate phosphoribosyltransferase (ancestral locus Anc_8.625), protein MMSEPIITSLLDTDMYKITMHAAVFTNFPTAEVVYRYTNRSSQMSFNEPAIAWLREQLDHLKNLRFTSEELQYLHTAIPYLPDDYLKYLGSPDFKLSPESHIEFSHHKIKDDTDKFDVEILIKGFWKDTILYEIPILALVSEAYFKFVDTDWDYAGQVELAQKKADELLSNGLIFSEFGTRRRRSFKTHDLVMQGIMKAVDEDPARNKKLFLGTSNVLFAMKYGVKPIGTVAHEWVMGIASISNDYINANKNSMDYWIKTFGKENSGLALTDTFGTDDFLKSFKPPYSDAYTGVRQDSGDPEKYTIKVAHHYHDVLKLPKFSKIICFSDSLNVEKAIKYNKIAHDNGLIATFGIGTNFTNDFYKKSNPAQKSEPLNIVIKLLSVNGNHAIKISDNLGKNMGDIDTVKRVKGELGYVENTWSGDNEAHRWAA, encoded by the coding sequence ATGATGTCCGAACCTATCATCACTTCCTTGCTGGATACAGACATGTACAAAATAACCATGCATGCAGCTGTCTTTACCAACTTCCCCACTGCGGAAGTCGTCTACAGATATACGAACAGATCCAGTCAAATGTCCTTCAATGAACCTGCCATTGCTTGGTTACGCGAGCAACTTGAccatttaaaaaatttaagatTTACTTCTGAAGAGTTGCAATACCTACACACTGCCATTCCTTATTTACCtgatgattatttgaaatatttgggATCCCCTGATTTTAAGTTATCTCCAGAATCCcatattgaattttctcACCATAAGATTAAAGACGATACAGACAAATTTGATGTAGAGATCTTAATCAAGGGTTTCTGGAAAGATACCATTTTATatgaaattccaattctgGCGTTGGTATCCGAGGCATATTTCAAGTTCGTCGACACTGATTGGGATTATGCTGGTCAAGTTGAATTGGCCCAGAAGAAAGCCGACGAGCTACTTTCTAATGGGTTGATATTCAGTGAATTTGGGACAAGACGTCGCAGATCATTCAAGACTCACGATTTGGTCATGCAAGGTATAATGAAAGCTGTCGATGAAGATCCAGCCAGgaataagaaattattcCTTGGTACTTCAAATGTCTTATTTGCAATGAAATACGGTGTAAAACCTATTGGAACTGTGGCTCATGAATGGGTTATGGGTATTGCGTCCATCTCAAATGATTATATAAATGCCAATAAGAATTCCATGGATTATTGGATTAAGACTTTTGGTAAAGAAAATTCAGGCCTTGCATTAACAGATACTTTTGGTACTGAcgattttttgaaatcctTCAAACCACCATATTCTGATGCATACACAGGTGTAAGACAAGATTCAGGTGATCCAGAAAAATATACCATTAAGGTTGCTCATCATTACCATGACGTTTTGAAATTGCCAAAGTTTAGTAAAATAATTTGCTTCTCTGATTCGTTGAATGTTGAAAAAGCCATCAAATACAATAAGATTGCCCACGATAATGGGTTAATTGCTAcatttggaattggaaccAATTTTACCAACGATTTCTACAAAAAGTCAAATCCTGCCCAGAAAAGTGAACCTTTGAATATCGTCATTAAGCTTCTTTCTGTGAACGGTAACCATGCAATTAAGATTTCAGATAATCTGGGTAAGAATATGGGAGACATTGACACGGTCAAGAGAGTAAAAGGTGAACTAGGTTATGTGGAAAACACATGGTCTGGTGATAATGAAGCCCACAGATGGGCAGCATGA
- the KAP120 gene encoding karyopherin KAP120 (ancestral locus Anc_8.624), whose translation MSNSATLSELNVIQTLEQAGNPQQAGSQVQKLAESQLKQWEVQSGYHFLLQTIYLDLSNSLQTRWLAVIQFKNGVDKYWRSTRVHCINKDEKASIRTRLFDMIDEQNNQLGIQYAQATARIARLDFPVEWPNLFETLKSLLENDHVKKDNIKVYNILTYINQIIKILGTARIGRCKPAMQSKVPLIFPLIVRIYLESFEEWTSANSIDTENLTKLQVCYLSLKVLRRIACEGYEYPQKDQSVCEFMKLTISHFELLLENHQNFNKLDIYEKFVKCYGKLYFNLVTNSPANFILIPCSTNILVSYTKLLFEKAAIVYQENADVTGDFWENTTIRGFLILKKVINFITKKSVITLKARNDKASVETSIKKMNTEFLNETLIKNLIDVCMNWYLKLRPAELENWFIDPEEWINEQMAASYEYQIRPCAENFFQDLINSFPELLVPYLLNKIENDASHLSNDLDGFLKKDAIYTTFQLSAAAVSEMVDFDRLLVQIFLPEATNNSIPRDQARIIRRRVALIINEWSTVKCSEESKALCYNFFNDLLIGEDDKVVLLTAIQSIRTMVDDWDFNKDTFEPFLISIVTHLLRKILPSVSLTETRMYVLNTLSDIIIQTKPLINKDLLVEILQIVPNLWEIAANHTSESILSNSLLRLLRNLAGSLGSYSYLTWDIALPIISVACNPSSSHFHLLNEDGYELWASLLQNYSPKEHGFDRKFIELLPYLEFGVESHTEVLTILLEIIKSYMLILTQEEIFACQSFQIIFSEISKFLLKLREDALQLILEIWEIMVLANESDYENILLTNFYKAGILSALFDCIFKEESLSAHQCGQLLQVVSRIAYVNPGALLEFLSNYQQQIPTSNENANLPLLERRIVYKDMPFEDLIRKLISIWVVCLKDVYDPKAKKIHILGISSLLRGKMIVVLTEFETIVSLWIEVLEEINETNDGDCEKYHLNDIVTEQSMSFYPLTSEQLRQHELSKNNDPVHNISLKEFIEQTLRFLEEFLGTQGYNELLSNVNINLLENLKLFLSLKK comes from the coding sequence ATGTCAAACTCAGCGACATTAAGTGAATTGAATGTCATACAGACATTAGAACAAGCCGGGAATCCTCAGCAGGCCGGGTCTCAGGTGCAAAAGCTTGCTGAATCTCAATTAAAACAGTGGGAGGTTCAATCTGGGTATCACTTTCTGTTACAAACCATTTACTTGGACTTATCAAACTCTTTGCAAACCAGATGGCTTGCAGTcatccaattcaaaaatggGGTGGACAAATATTGGAGGTCTACAAGAGTGCATTGTataaataaagatgaaaaggCATCCATTCGAACTAGATTGTTTGATATGATAGATGAACAGAACAACCAATTAGGCATACAATACGCTCAAGCGACCGCCAGGATCGCACGTCTTGATTTCCCAGTGGAATGGCCTAATCTTTTTGAGACATTGAAATCTTTATTAGAGAATGATCATGTGAAAAAGGATAATATTAAAGTTTATAATATCCTCACATATATAAACCAAATAATCAAGATTTTGGGCACTGCGAGAATCGGCAGATGTAAACCTGCAATGCAAAGTAAAGTTCCATTAATCTTTCCATTAATCGTTAGAATATACTTAGAATCATTCGAAGAATGGACTAGCGCAAATTCCATTGACACAGAAAATTTAACGAAACTACAAGTTTGTTACTTGTCCCTTAAGGTTTTAAGGAGAATTGCATGTGAAGGTTATGAATACCCACAGAAAGATCAGTCTGTTTGTGAATTTATGAAACTAACAATCTCtcattttgaattattacTAGAAAACCatcaaaattttaataaactTGACATCTATGAGAAGTTTGTTAAATGCTAtggaaaattatattttaatttagTAACAAACTCACCAGCaaactttattttaatTCCTTGCTCGACAAATATATTGGTGTCTTACACAAAACTATTATTTGAGAAGGCTGCCATAGTATATCAAGAAAATGCAGATGTGACTGGTGATTTCTGGGAGAATACAACCATCAGAGGGTTCCTTATACTAAAGAAAGTGATCAACTTTATTACAAAGAAAAGTGTCATCACACTAAAGGCTAGAAATGACAAAGCAAGCGTAGAGACCTCAATTAAGAAAATGAATACCGAATTCCTAAACGAAACATTGatcaagaatttaataGACGTTTGTATGAATTGGTACTTAAAGCTAAGACCTGCTGAACTTGAAAATTGGTTCATCGATCCTGAGGAATGGATTAACGAACAAATGGCGGCAAGTTATGAGTATCAAATCAGACCGTGTGCTGAGAATTTTTTCCAAGATTTGATTAATTCATTCCCTGAACTACTCGTCCCATATTTATTGAacaagattgaaaatgatgctTCGCATCTTTCAAATGACCTGGACGGttttttaaagaaagatgCAATTTATACTACGTTTCAACTTAGTGCCGCTGCTGTAAGCGAAATGGTGGATTTCGATAGATTGTTAgtccaaatatttctacCAGAAGCGACAAATAATTCTATTCCAAGAGATCAAGCAAGAATAATTCGTAGAAGAGTGGctcttattattaatgaatggTCCACTGTCAAGTGCTCTGAAGAAAGTAAAGCTCTCTGTTACAACTTTTTTAATGATTTGCTAATAGGTGAAGACGATAAAGTTGTATTACTAACAGCAATTCAATCCATTAGAACGATGGTTGATGATTGGGACTTCAATAAAGATACATTTGAGCCATTTTTGATATCAATTGTTACACACCTTCTCAGAAAAATTTTACCGTCTGTTTCTTTGACCGAGACGAGAATGTATGTCCTAAACACGTTAAGTGATATAATCATTCAAACAAAGCCATTGATTAACAAGGATCTGTTGGTAGAAATATTGCAAATTGTACCTAACCTATGGGAAATTGCAGCAAATCATACTTCCGAATCtattctttccaattctttgttaagattattaagaaatttggCCGGATCGTTAGGTTCTTACTCATACTTGACGTGGGATATCGCATTACCAATTATCTCAGTTGCATGTAACCCTAGTTCTTCACATTTCCATTTATTGAACGAAGATGGTTATGAACTTTGGGCATCCCTGCTCCAAAATTATTCACCAAAAGAACATGGATTTGATAGAAAGTTCATCGAATTATTACCGTACTTGGAGTTTGGCGTGGAATCTCATACCGAAGTGTTGacaatattattagaaatCATTAAAAGTTACATGTTGATATTAACCCaggaagaaatatttgctTGTCAATCCttccaaataattttcaGTGAAATTTCTAAATTTCTATTGAAGTTAAGAGAAGACGCCTTGCAattaattcttgaaatttggGAAATTATGGTACTAGCTAATGAATCAGActatgaaaatattttgttaaCAAATTTCTACAAAGCTGGAATATTATCTGCATTATTTGATTGCATATTTAAAGAGGAGTCATTATCAGCACATCAATGTGGTCAACTTTTACAGGTGGTCTCTAGGATAGCATATGTAAACCCAGGTGCCTTACTAGAATTCTTATCTAACTACCAGCAGCAAATACCGACATCGAATGAAAATGCAAACTTACCATTATTAGAGAGAAGAATCGTCTACAAGGATATGCCATTTGAAGACCTTATTAGAAAATTAATTTCTATCTGGGTTGTATGCCTTAAGGATGTGTACGATCCAAAGGCTAAGAAAATCCATATTTTAGGTATCTCTAGTTTACTAAGAGGTAAAATGATTGTTGTCCTAACtgaatttgaaaccatTGTATCACTATGGATAGAAGTCTTGGAAGAGATTAATGAGACCAATGATGGTGATTGTGAAAAGtatcatttgaatgatattgTTACTGAACAATCCATGTCATTTTACCCTTTAACTTCTGAACAACTGAGACAACATGAATTGAGTAAGAATAATGATCCAGTTCATAATATCAGTTTAAAGGAATTCATTGAACAAACTTTAAGATTCTTAGAAGAATTTTTGGGTACACAAGGTTACAATGAACTTTTATCAAATGTCAATATCAATCTCTTGGAAAACCTAAAGCTCTTTTTGtctttaaagaaatga
- the TBF1 gene encoding Tbf1p (ancestral locus Anc_8.630) — MTTDFNSENLNRFNNIIQALPLRTRLTISSLCLLDNISTQLLRLLIFNANSPHAIAILTDNKASSPYSQGETDTFQTLLKLFKQVRMIYNSRYPLLTVHDVAPGLWFPDSAPPSLLRGHEAYIITAIRKVNLLTFILTALGSFHYGFELLQSTFLDIFCPNTLYNSSNSTTMGEPNGKFLKSQAVLYLDLKTQAFISALKDYEDDSNVIPQGKKQELLNLVFPANLPHSLIKRRTGAPEDTITNPLGAMTPSERDFVERCDRRKENLMQVTNFNDLIINYDWNHFIKELLDYCNKNMGLIIWGRKGRGKSPLFSFDYHEFDNQVMYASGVLAPENSADDSHNSGVLDAVRESSFFNANVNAGNNSNNNNENSADNNDDTDAFSPNLESSTQPNNDATPSGTAPATTTSTSSIDSRLQQSVIHAAVANSAISSNNVSGNVHKKLKPKRVWSKEEEATLLEGLQEVGPSWSKILDLYGPGGKVNEGLKNRTQVQLKDKARNWKLQYLKNNKPLPDYLEKVTGNIDKVYKSKKKARIMQQQVQSQHDTDKANDSQQLQSSIDPAVATPSDNLTSNGLFGPAAEETTGYDPNLEANM, encoded by the coding sequence ATGACCACCGACTTCAACTCCGAGAACCTAAACAGGTTCAATAACATCATACAGGCCCTGCCCTTGAGAACAAGACTTACAATCTCGTCGCTATGTCTCCTGGATAACATCTCCACTCAGCTGCTACGACTATTGATCTTTAACGCGAACTCACCTCATGCCATCGCCATCCTTACAGACAATAAGGCATCTTCCCCCTATTCCCAGGGGGAAACAGACACCTTCCAGACCTTGTTGAAGCTATTCAAGCAAGTCAGGATGATCTACAACTCAAGGTATCCGCTACTGACCGTCCACGATGTGGCTCCCGGACTGTGGTTCCCCGATTCAGCTCCACCATCTTTACTAAGAGGCCATGAGGCATACATCATTACCGCTATAAGGAAGGTCAATCTGCTCACTTTCATTCTTACCGCTTTGGGTTCGTTCCATTACGGTTTTGAACTCCTTCAATCCACTTTCCTCGACATCTTTTGTCCGAACACACTATACAACTCTTCCAATTCGACCACTATGGGAGAACCAAACGGGAAGTTTTTAAAATCACAAGCCGTCTTATATCTTGACTTAAAGACACAGGCATTCATTTCAGCATTGAAGGACTACGAGGACGATTCTAACGTGATCCCTCAGGGAAAGAAGCAAGAACTGTTAAACTTGGTTTTCCCTGCTAATTTACCTCATTCTCTTATCAAGAGAAGAACGGGAGCTCCCGAGGATACAATTACGAATCCATTGGGTGCCATGACTCCCTCTGAGAGGGATTTTGTGGAGAGATGTGATCGTCGTAAGGAAAATTTGATGCAAGTgaccaatttcaatgatttgattattAATTACGATTGGAATCATTTCATTAAGGAATTATTGGATTATTGTAATAAGAATATGGGATTGATCATTTGGGGGAGAAAGGGACGTGGGAAATCACCATTGTTCAGTTTCGATTATCATGAATTCGATAACCAAGTCATGTATGCCTCAGGGGTACTAGCACCAGAAAATTCTGCAGATGATTCACATAATAGTGGGGTGTTGGATGCTGTTAGAGAGAGTAGTTTCTTTAATGCAAACGTTAATGCAGGTAATAAtagcaacaacaacaatgaaAACTCTgctgataataatgatgacaCTGACGCGTTTTCTCcaaatttggaatcatcAACACaaccaaataatgatgCCACTCCATCTGGTACTGCTccagcaacaacaacttcGACGTCATCAATAGATTCAAGATTACAACAATCGGTCATTCATGCCGCAGTCGCCAATTCAGCAATCAGCAGTAATAATGTCAGTGGTAATGTTcacaagaaattgaagccAAAAAGAGTGTGGTCCAAAGAGGAGGAAGCCACTTTATTGGAAGGTTTACAGGAAGTGGGCCCCTCATGGTCCAAAATTTTGGATTTATATGGACCAGGTGGGAAAGTTAATGAAGGTTTGAAAAATAGAACACAAGTGCAACTAAAGGATAAGGCACGTAATTGGAAACtacaatatttgaaaaataacaaaCCATTACCTGACTACTTAGAAAAAGTCACAGGGAACATTGACAAAGTTTACAAATCTAAGAAGAAAGCTAGAATAATGCAACAACAGGTACAGTCTCAACATGATACCGACAAGGCAAATGATTCTCAACAATTGCAGTCATCCATCGATCCTGCAGTGGCCACACCAAGTGATAATCTAACTTCGAACGGTTTGTTTGGTCCCGCTGCTGAGGAGACTACTGGTTATGATCCAAATCTAGAGGCAAACATGTGA
- the HHO1 gene encoding histone H1 (ancestral locus Anc_8.629) produces the protein MPPKKSVTKKTTTAAKTARKPASKKVQDEPKKSFKELITEGLKELKSRKGTSRPALKKFIKEKYPTVAESSSFDHYFNSAIKRGVDAGEFDQPKGPSGTLKLAAPVKKEASPKVEAKPKKIAAATTTKKTASAGKVTKPKSKKTTTVKKAHASAAVAAAAALTYREMIIKSVLSLNEGKGSSRPALKKYIKDQFLKTDKINNKFDYLFNSALKKSVENGELQQPKGPAGIVKVSKKGKSAISA, from the coding sequence ATGCCCCCAAAGAAATCCGTCACaaagaaaacaacaacTGCCGCCAAGACCGCAAGGAAACCGGCCTCCAAGAAGGTCCAAGACGAGCCCAAGAAATCCTTCAAGGAATTGATCACAGAGGGTCTCaaggaattgaaatctCGTAAGGGAACCAGTCGTCCTGCTTTGAAGAAGTTCATTAAGGAGAAGTACCCAACGGTCGCAGAATCTAGTTCGTTCGATCATTATTTCAATTCCGCCATCAAGAGAGGGGTAGACGCTGGTGAATTTGACCAACCAAAGGGCCCCTCCGGGACTTTGAAATTGGCCGCCCCTGTCAAGAAGGAAGCTTCTCCAAAGGTCGAGGCAAAGCCAAAGAAAATTGCTGCTGCCACTACCACGAAGAAGACTGCCTCTGCAGGTAAAGTGACAAAACCAAAATCCAAGAAGACTACGACTGTGAAGAAGGCTCATGCTTCCGCTGCCGTTGCTGCCGCCGCTGCCTTAACCTACAGAGAGATGATCATTAAGAGTGTCTTGTCGTTGAACGAGGGGAAGGGATCCAGTCGTCCAGCCTTGAAGAAATACATCAAGGACCAGTTCTTAAAGACCGATAAGATCAACAACAAGTTTGACtatttgttcaattcaGCCCTAAAGAAGAGTGTGGAGAACGGGGAATTGCAACAACCAAAGGGCCCAGCTGGGATCGTCAAGGTCTCCAAGAAGGGTAAGTCTGCCATCTCCGCCTGA
- the NAN1 gene encoding Nan1p (ancestral locus Anc_8.626), translating to MTQSSPTVSQKYKLSLVSGGKPILPRASFQSSCDKNIACLTNDQLNYIVPFNNKIKIFNVETRQCIKTLKFSNNKSLAELFTTTSIAHIALGDLTQEENKLEDKFITVFTKDGHVIVLNFKGKLVESPKILNLNLIEKNEMIYKVFQSAENPSSIKILTIKGNGTNTISNFHLYQVQQDFTLQEPQETFNNVILTTWSSNDTILVLLSQTNATEKTIHIESIFDDSCQRDIPLDSIISKEATKNLSSTSKYISSMAIDNNANQLALGFVSGVINIVSLDDSKLQSRLLKWHIDSVLSLSFNQDGTYLLSGGWEKVLVFWQLSTNLQQFLPRLNGIIIDCSLVAEGKYYSLGLQMIENNSNSDYQLILLNSTDLISKLSINGPLPTFNSTVKNVIQPISSISTRSSNSLATINSSKKKQLRKLLKLQRQDFTSNLEINPLNKQLYFPHISAVQIFDFYKNDQVDYQYMTSSLTNSMGKVKSELNLKEPIIANLKLTKDGKWLITYEIEYPPTDLLSSKDVSHTLKFWSKDGTSNEDQWKLRTKILNPHGLNVPITNMIVAPLCVGNDGGCLTADNNGGLKYWSFNTHESNWCLSKIALPNFNHFSNSVSLAWSHDGSLILHGFDDKLTIVDFETFSKLDENEFVFDSEIQTIKFVNDSNLIVATKTTLSIINLLMGKIINSFDLYPFINGIYKNGHLDRLIACDEVNGKVALVINQQVKGTTSFKSNILVFNADLSSKIGSFTHDEYISWIGWNYDSDFIFLDIESRLGVVGTTVNTEMLDEVNKEGILDGLTSDNGNAIEGSEFTEQLRKLSSNLNKRSLTNEDEDQEDIELEFVNGAKNEKGINMNSFISMFENIQNVQMDTLFDSVIKTLT from the coding sequence ATGACACAGAGCTCCCCGACCGTCTCGCAGAAGTACAAACTCTCCTTGGTCTCAGGTGGTAAGCCAATCCTACCAAGAGCATCCTTCCAATCCAGTTGTGATAAGAATATCGCATGTTTAACTAACGATCAACTCAATTATATCGTCCcattcaacaacaagatTAAGATCTTTAACGTAGAAACAAGACAGTGCATCAAgactttgaaattttcaaataacaAGTCATTAGCGGAACTATTTACTACTACATCCATCGCACATATTGCTCTGGGAGATTTGACACAGGAGGAAAATAAACTCGAAGATAAGTTTATTACTGTCTTTACTAAGGATGGTCATGTTATTGTGTTGAATTTCAAGGGGAAATTAGTGGAATCTCCCAAGATTTTGAACTTGAATTTAATCgagaaaaatgaaatgattTATAAAGTCTTTCAATCAGCGGAAAATCCTTCCTCGATAAAGATATTGACGATCAAGGGTAATGGTACAAATACAATCTCCAATTTCCATCTGTATCAAGTACAACAAGACTTTACCTTGCAGGAACCTCAGGAGactttcaataatgttaTCCTAACAACTTGGTCATCAAACGACACCATATTAGTCCTACTTTCTCAAACCAATGCTACCGAGAAAACAATCCATATTGAATCCATCTTTGATGATTCTTGCCAGAGAGATATCCCATTAGATTCCATCATTTCTAAAGAAGCTACCAAAAATCTCTCTTCCACTTCCAAATAcatatcttcaatggcCATTGATAACAACGCAAACCAATTAGCATTGGGGTTTGTATCAGGTGTTATTAATATTGTATCATTAGATGATTCAAAATTACAATCTagattattgaaatggCATATCGATTCAGTACTCTCATTATCCTTTAACCAGGATGGAACTTATCTATTATCTGGTGGTTGGGAGAAAGTATTAGTGTTTTGGCAATTATCGACAAATTTACAGCAATTCTTACCTCGTTTAAATGGTATCATTATCGATTGTTCCCTCGTGGCCGAAGGTAAATATTATTCCCTTGGTTTACAAATgattgaaaataattcaaattctgattatcaattaattctaTTGAATTCCACGGATTTAATATCCAAGTTATCTATCAACGGACCTCTTCCAACTTTTAACTCTACTGTGAAAAATGTCATCCAACCAATCTCATCCATCTCTACAAGatcatccaattcattaGCAACAATCAACAgttccaagaagaaacaattaaGAAAGTTATTAAAATTACAGAGACAAGATTTTACATCCAATTTAGAAATAAACCCTTTAAACAAACAATTATATTTCCCTCATATTTCAGCGGTgcaaatttttgatttttacAAGAATGATCAGGTCGATTATCAATACATGACGTCGTCTTTGACTAACTCTATGGGTAAAGTCAAATcagaattgaatttgaaagaaccCATCATCGCCAATTTGAAACTGACTAAAGATGGTAAATGGTTAATCAcatatgaaattgaatacCCACCTACAGATCTACTATCGTCCAAAGATGTATCTCAcactttgaaattttggtCAAAAGATGGTACTTCAAATGAAGATCAATGGAAATTACGTacaaagattttgaatccTCATGGATTAAATGTCCCAATTACCAACATGATCGTGGCCCCATTATGCGTAGGGAATGATGGAGGATGTTTAACCGCGGATAATAATGGTGGATTGAAATACTGGTCATTTAATACACACGAGTCTAATTGGTGTCTCTCCAAGATCGCATTACCAAATTTCAATCATTTTAGCAATTCTGTCTCCCTTGCATGGTCTCATGATGGTAGTTTAATATTACACGGGtttgatgataaattaacCATTGTGGATTTTGAAACGTTTAGCAAGttagatgaaaatgaatttgtcTTTGATTCAGAAATCCAAACCATTAAGTTCGTCAATGACTCCAATTTGATCGTTGCCACTAAGACAACGTTGTCtataataaatttgttgatgggcaaaattatcaattccTTCGATTTATACCCCTTCATTAATGGAATTTACAAGAATGGTCATTTGGATAGATTGATTGCCTGTGATGAAGTCAATGGGAAAGTTGCTTTAGTCATCAATCAACAAGTTAAGGGCACGACATCTTTTAAATCAAATATCCTCGTATTCAACGCCGATCTATCTTCCAAGATTGGTTCTTTTACTcatgatgaatatatttcttgGATTGGATGGAATTATGATAGTGACTTTATCTTCTTGGACATAGAGTCTCGATTAGGTGTGGTGGGTACGACTGTGAATACTGAGATGTTAGATGAAGTTAACAAAGAGGGTATATTAGATGGGTTGACAAGTGATAATGGTAACGCTATAGAGGGCTCTGAATTCACTGAACAACTTCGAAAattatcttccaatttgaataaaagAAGTTTAaccaatgaagatgaggaccaagaagatattgaattagAATTTGTTAACGGGGCTAAGAATGAAAAGGGAATCAACATGAATAGCTTCATAAGCatgtttgaaaatatcCAGAACGTTCAAATGGATACCCTATTCGATAGTGTGATTAAGACACTCACGTAG